In Rubrivirga marina, the following are encoded in one genomic region:
- a CDS encoding TRAP transporter small permease — translation MRSDPTVLPPASRDHPLYRVKSAVDWALGWFLVILMGVAVVNVLWQVFTRFVLSDPSAFTDELARYLLVWVGLFGAAYASGKRAHLAIDLLRTRLTGRAVHWHGIFVGAVVGLFALGVMVVGGVRLVSLSFLLGQTSAALGLPLGVVYLALPASGALIVFYFTVFIVERVRRLRGLPPTLPVLLETTAEAYVETADTARVSPDEPDLTHPGGPPPPAPADGGPSPPR, via the coding sequence ATGCGTAGCGACCCGACCGTCCTCCCGCCCGCGTCGCGGGATCACCCGCTGTACCGCGTGAAGTCGGCCGTCGACTGGGCGCTGGGGTGGTTCCTGGTGATCCTGATGGGCGTGGCCGTGGTCAACGTGCTGTGGCAGGTGTTCACGCGGTTCGTCCTCTCGGACCCGAGCGCGTTCACGGACGAGCTCGCGCGCTATCTCCTGGTGTGGGTCGGCCTGTTCGGCGCGGCCTACGCGAGCGGGAAGCGGGCCCACCTCGCCATCGACCTGCTGCGGACGCGGCTGACGGGGCGGGCCGTCCACTGGCACGGGATCTTCGTCGGCGCGGTCGTGGGGCTGTTCGCGCTGGGGGTGATGGTGGTGGGCGGCGTCCGGCTCGTGTCGCTGTCGTTCCTGCTCGGGCAGACGTCGGCGGCGCTGGGGCTCCCGCTCGGGGTCGTGTACCTCGCGCTGCCCGCCAGCGGCGCGCTCATCGTGTTCTACTTCACCGTGTTCATCGTCGAGCGGGTCCGCCGGCTCCGCGGTCTCCCGCCGACGCTCCCGGTCCTCCTCGAGACGACGGCCGAGGCCTACGTCGAGACCGCCGACACGGCCCGGGTGTCGCCGGACGAGCCCGACCTCACCCACCCCGGCGGCCCGCCGCCGCCCGCGCCCGCCGACGGCGGGCCCAGCCCCCCCCGCTGA
- a CDS encoding TRAP transporter large permease, protein MEWLDVAVLGGTFATLLLLGVPVAYCIGIASAAALTLSVLPGPAVTTVAQQMATGLDSFTLLAIPFFVLAGQLMNRGGIARRLIALAQGMIGRLPGGLAHVNVLAAMLFGAISGSAVAAATAVGGTMGPVMKREGYDPDYAAAVNITSSTTGLIIPPSNILIIYSLASGGVSIASLFLAGYIPGIVVGALIMLVAGVIAVRRGYPRSDRTGLGELARLFVDAIPSLFLLVVVMGGIVGGIFTATEAAAVAVLYALILAFVYRELKVSDLPKVLLDSASTTAVVMLLIATSLAMSWVMAYTNIPQTVTASLLALTDSPVAILLLINLVLLVVGTFMDMTPAVLIFTPIFLPIAIDLGIDPVHFGIIMVLNLCIGLCTPPVGTILFVGVGVAGTTIERVIRPLLPMFLAMVIALVLITFVPALSLWLPRLFGY, encoded by the coding sequence ATGGAATGGCTCGACGTCGCCGTCCTCGGCGGCACCTTCGCCACCCTGCTCCTGCTCGGCGTCCCGGTCGCGTACTGCATCGGGATCGCGTCGGCCGCGGCCCTGACCCTGAGCGTGCTCCCGGGCCCGGCCGTGACGACGGTGGCGCAGCAGATGGCGACGGGGCTCGACAGCTTCACGCTCCTGGCGATCCCGTTCTTCGTGCTCGCCGGCCAACTCATGAACCGCGGCGGCATCGCGCGGCGGCTCATCGCGCTCGCGCAGGGCATGATCGGGCGGCTGCCGGGCGGGCTGGCGCACGTCAACGTCTTGGCGGCCATGCTCTTCGGGGCGATCTCCGGGAGCGCCGTGGCCGCCGCGACCGCCGTCGGCGGGACGATGGGGCCGGTCATGAAGCGCGAGGGGTACGACCCCGACTACGCCGCGGCCGTCAACATCACGTCGTCGACGACGGGGCTCATCATCCCGCCGTCGAACATCCTCATCATCTACTCGCTCGCCTCGGGCGGCGTGTCGATCGCGTCGCTGTTCCTGGCCGGCTACATCCCCGGCATCGTGGTGGGCGCGCTGATCATGCTCGTGGCGGGCGTCATCGCGGTCCGGCGCGGCTACCCCCGCTCCGACCGGACCGGCCTCGGCGAACTCGCGCGGCTGTTCGTCGACGCGATCCCGAGCCTGTTCCTGCTCGTCGTCGTGATGGGCGGGATCGTGGGGGGCATCTTCACCGCCACCGAGGCGGCCGCGGTCGCCGTGCTCTACGCCCTGATCCTGGCCTTCGTCTACCGCGAGCTCAAGGTCTCCGACCTCCCGAAGGTGCTGCTGGACTCGGCCTCGACGACGGCCGTCGTCATGCTTCTCATCGCGACGAGCCTCGCGATGTCGTGGGTCATGGCCTACACGAACATCCCGCAGACGGTCACGGCGTCGCTGCTGGCCCTCACCGACAGCCCGGTCGCGATCCTGCTCCTGATCAACCTCGTGCTGCTGGTCGTCGGGACGTTCATGGACATGACGCCGGCCGTCCTGATCTTCACGCCCATCTTCCTCCCGATCGCCATCGACCTCGGGATCGACCCGGTCCACTTCGGGATCATCATGGTCCTGAACCTCTGCATCGGGCTGTGCACGCCGCCCGTGGGGACGATCCTGTTCGTCGGCGTCGGCGTGGCGGGGACGACCATCGAACGGGTCATCCGGCCGCTCCTGCCCATGTTCCTGGCGATGGTGATCGCGCTCGTCCTCATCACGTTCGTGCCGGCGCTGAGCCTCTGGCTCCCCCGCCTCTTCGGGTACTAG
- a CDS encoding LacI family DNA-binding transcriptional regulator, whose product MPQKVRLIDIADRLGLTKVSVSKALRDHGDISEETRELVKRTAAEMGYTPNLLARSLSSQRSHTLGVVVPKIAHTFFSSVIEAVQEEATARGYGIVLAVSSERAGLERQHIERLLSMRVDGLLVSVSKEAPDLEIYDRVRQMGVPLVFFDRQIEGLGFGSVTVDDRAGARRAVEHLIGLGHDEIVHVAGTPEVAIGRDRRAGYEDALRAHELPVREALIVSGGFDERFGARAMRELLDRGDPPSAIFTVTQPVGLGVYGVLAEAGLASDVTLASFGDDASSVHLRIADAIVRQPTGEIGRRALGLLLDQVEGGGLLAIGAEPHEVLEVDLITSTTPA is encoded by the coding sequence ATGCCACAAAAAGTCCGCCTCATCGACATCGCCGACCGCCTCGGGCTGACCAAGGTGAGCGTGTCGAAGGCGCTCCGCGACCACGGCGACATCTCGGAGGAGACGCGCGAACTGGTCAAGCGGACGGCCGCGGAGATGGGCTACACCCCGAACCTCCTCGCCCGGTCGCTCTCGTCGCAGCGCTCGCACACGCTCGGGGTCGTCGTCCCGAAGATCGCCCACACGTTCTTCTCGTCGGTCATCGAGGCGGTCCAGGAGGAGGCGACGGCGCGGGGCTACGGGATCGTCCTGGCGGTGTCGAGCGAGCGGGCCGGCCTCGAGCGCCAGCACATCGAGCGGCTCCTGTCGATGCGCGTCGACGGGCTCCTGGTGTCGGTGTCGAAGGAGGCGCCGGACCTCGAGATCTACGACCGCGTCCGCCAGATGGGTGTCCCGCTCGTGTTCTTCGACCGCCAGATCGAGGGGCTCGGGTTCGGGAGCGTGACCGTCGACGACCGGGCGGGGGCGCGGCGGGCCGTCGAGCACCTCATCGGGCTGGGCCACGACGAGATCGTCCACGTGGCCGGGACGCCGGAGGTCGCCATCGGGCGCGACCGGCGGGCCGGCTACGAGGACGCGCTCCGGGCCCACGAGCTGCCCGTCCGCGAGGCCCTCATCGTGAGCGGCGGGTTCGACGAGCGGTTCGGCGCGCGGGCGATGCGCGAGTTGTTGGATCGCGGGGACCCGCCGTCGGCCATCTTCACGGTGACGCAGCCCGTCGGCCTCGGGGTCTACGGCGTACTCGCCGAGGCGGGCCTGGCGAGCGACGTCACGCTCGCCTCGTTCGGCGACGACGCCAGCAGCGTCCACCTCCGGATCGCCGACGCCATCGTCCGTCAGCCGACGGGTGAGATCGGGCGGCGGGCGCTCGGCCTGCTCCTCGACCAAGTCGAGGGGGGCGGCCTCCTCGCCATCGGGGCCGAGCCTCACGAGGTCCTGGAGGTCGACCTCATCACGAGCACGACCCCGGCGTAG
- a CDS encoding tagaturonate reductase: MEIDALPRLDASLAEAEPARPERVLQFGTGAFLRGFADPFVAEANASGAFDGRVVMVGSTGSGRAAALGAQDGLYTLCVRGLRDGEPVDETHLVTSVSRALAASADWDAVLALARSPELRLVVSNTTEIGITDDPDDRPDLDPPRSFPGKLAAALAARAEAHGYDGGGLVVLPCELIEGNGDRLREIVEAHAERWELGDAFRDWLDREVTFCNTLVDRIVPGNPDDADALFERLGYTDDLLTVTEPYRLWAIEGDDALADRLPLVGLDGVVVADDLTPYRERKVRILNGGHTATVPAAILCGLDTVSEALDDETVGTFVRRAILDEIVPSLRIDPTMAETFAHAVIDRFANPFVAHALRDITFQQTAKLGVRVAPSIREYVETHGEAPPLLCFGVAALLAAVRPDGADGLSADDAAGDWERRWADVDLADTDELRAFTVVALGRWDLDTVEGVPESVADALVAIERDGCRAALAARL; this comes from the coding sequence ATGGAGATCGACGCCCTGCCCCGCCTCGACGCCTCGCTCGCCGAGGCTGAGCCCGCCCGTCCCGAGCGCGTGCTCCAGTTCGGCACGGGCGCCTTCCTCCGCGGCTTCGCCGACCCGTTCGTGGCCGAGGCCAACGCGTCCGGCGCCTTCGACGGGCGCGTGGTGATGGTGGGCTCGACGGGCAGCGGCCGGGCCGCGGCGCTCGGCGCCCAGGACGGCCTCTACACGCTCTGCGTCCGCGGCCTCCGCGACGGCGAGCCGGTCGACGAGACGCACCTCGTCACGTCGGTCTCGCGCGCCCTCGCGGCCTCCGCCGACTGGGACGCCGTCCTCGCCCTCGCCCGCTCGCCGGAGCTCCGGCTGGTCGTCTCCAACACGACCGAGATCGGCATCACCGACGACCCGGACGACCGACCGGATCTCGACCCGCCGCGGTCATTCCCAGGCAAACTGGCCGCCGCGCTCGCGGCCCGCGCCGAGGCCCACGGCTACGACGGCGGGGGACTCGTCGTCCTCCCGTGCGAGCTCATCGAGGGGAACGGCGACCGGCTCCGTGAGATCGTCGAGGCGCACGCCGAGCGGTGGGAGCTAGGCGACGCCTTCCGCGACTGGCTCGACCGCGAGGTCACGTTCTGCAACACGCTCGTCGACCGGATCGTGCCGGGCAACCCGGACGACGCCGACGCCCTGTTCGAGCGGCTCGGCTACACCGACGACCTCCTGACGGTCACCGAGCCGTACCGGCTCTGGGCCATCGAGGGCGACGACGCGCTCGCCGACCGCCTCCCCCTCGTCGGCCTCGACGGCGTCGTGGTCGCGGACGACCTCACGCCATACCGCGAGCGGAAGGTCCGCATTCTCAACGGCGGGCACACCGCGACCGTCCCGGCGGCGATCCTCTGCGGGCTCGACACGGTCTCCGAGGCGCTCGACGACGAGACCGTGGGCACGTTCGTCCGCCGCGCGATCCTGGACGAGATCGTGCCGAGCCTCCGGATCGACCCGACGATGGCCGAGACGTTCGCACACGCCGTGATCGACCGGTTCGCGAACCCGTTCGTAGCCCATGCCCTCCGCGACATCACGTTCCAGCAGACGGCCAAGCTGGGCGTCCGCGTGGCCCCGTCGATCCGCGAGTACGTCGAGACGCACGGCGAGGCGCCGCCGCTCCTGTGCTTCGGCGTGGCCGCCCTGCTCGCCGCCGTCCGCCCCGACGGCGCTGACGGCCTGTCGGCCGACGACGCCGCGGGCGACTGGGAGCGACGCTGGGCGGACGTTGATCTGGCCGACACCGACGAGCTCCGGGCATTCACGGTCGTCGCGCTGGGCCGCTGGGACCTCGACACGGTCGAGGGCGTGCCGGAGTCCGTCGCCGACGCGCTCGTCGCGATCGAACGCGACGGCTGCCGCGCCGCGCTCGCCGCCCGCCTCTGA
- a CDS encoding bifunctional 4-hydroxy-2-oxoglutarate aldolase/2-dehydro-3-deoxy-phosphogluconate aldolase, protein MTRSEILDSVLASGAVAVVRMADSGRLVRLAEAIAEGGVTAIEITMTTPNALDVIEATGRELGDAVTVGVGSVLDAETARRAVDAGARYVVSPVFKPEIVAEAHRLDVPVMPGCFTPTEILTATEAGADVVKVFPADVFGPTFFKAVLAPMPHLRMMPTGGVSLTNAGDWIRAGAVAVGVGSALLDKQAIADGDWATLTQKARTLRQSVEAGRASISTASR, encoded by the coding sequence ATGACCCGTTCTGAGATCCTCGACTCCGTCCTCGCCAGCGGCGCCGTCGCCGTCGTCCGCATGGCCGACTCGGGCCGCCTCGTGCGGCTCGCCGAGGCCATCGCCGAGGGCGGCGTGACCGCCATCGAGATCACGATGACGACGCCGAACGCGCTCGACGTCATCGAGGCGACCGGCCGCGAGCTCGGCGACGCCGTGACCGTCGGCGTGGGGTCGGTGCTCGACGCCGAGACCGCCCGCCGCGCCGTCGACGCCGGCGCCCGCTACGTCGTCAGCCCCGTGTTCAAGCCCGAGATCGTCGCCGAGGCCCACCGCCTCGACGTGCCTGTGATGCCGGGGTGCTTCACGCCGACCGAGATCCTCACGGCGACGGAGGCCGGCGCTGACGTCGTCAAGGTGTTCCCGGCCGACGTGTTCGGGCCGACGTTCTTCAAGGCCGTCCTCGCGCCCATGCCGCACCTCCGGATGATGCCGACCGGCGGGGTCTCGCTCACGAACGCGGGCGACTGGATCCGGGCCGGCGCCGTGGCCGTCGGCGTGGGGAGCGCGCTCCTCGACAAGCAGGCCATCGCCGACGGCGACTGGGCCACGCTCACCCAGAAGGCCCGGACCCTCCGCCAGTCGGTCGAGGCGGGCCGGGCCTCCATCTCCACCGCCTCGCGCTAA
- a CDS encoding sugar kinase has protein sequence MKVVTLGEIMLRLSTPGFTRFVQAQSFDATYGGGEANVAVALANYGFESYFVSKLPAHEIGQAAVNHLRRFGVSDRFIVRGGDRVGIYFLETGASQRPSKVIYDRTDAAVTTLTPDELDLGAVFEGARWFHFTGITPALGETARKTVVAAAKAAKGAGATVSCDLNFRKKLWTTEEAQATMRPLMEHVDVCIANEEDADKCLGLTAGETDVHGAELDEAGYVDLAKRLKREFDFEAVAITLRESFSASHNGWSAILHDDKDCAEPVRSTRYDIQIVDRVGGGDSFASGLIAGLLQKGDTREALEFAVAASCLKQTIPGDFNLVSRAEVDALVAGDGSGRVQR, from the coding sequence ATGAAAGTCGTCACGCTCGGCGAGATCATGCTCCGGCTCTCGACGCCGGGCTTCACCCGGTTCGTCCAGGCCCAGTCGTTCGACGCCACCTACGGCGGCGGCGAGGCCAACGTGGCCGTGGCCCTCGCGAACTACGGATTCGAGAGTTACTTCGTCTCCAAGCTGCCGGCCCACGAGATCGGGCAGGCCGCCGTCAACCACCTCCGGCGGTTCGGGGTCTCGGACCGGTTCATCGTGCGCGGCGGCGACCGCGTGGGGATCTACTTCCTCGAGACCGGCGCGAGCCAGCGGCCGAGCAAAGTCATCTACGACCGCACCGACGCGGCCGTGACGACCCTGACCCCCGACGAGCTCGACCTCGGCGCCGTGTTCGAGGGGGCCCGGTGGTTCCACTTTACGGGCATCACGCCCGCCCTCGGCGAGACGGCCCGGAAGACCGTCGTCGCGGCGGCGAAGGCGGCCAAGGGCGCCGGCGCGACCGTCTCGTGCGACCTCAACTTCCGCAAGAAGCTGTGGACGACTGAGGAGGCCCAGGCCACGATGCGCCCTCTCATGGAGCACGTCGACGTCTGCATCGCGAATGAGGAGGACGCCGACAAATGCCTCGGGCTGACAGCTGGCGAGACGGACGTCCACGGCGCGGAGCTCGACGAGGCGGGGTACGTCGACTTGGCGAAGCGGCTCAAGCGAGAATTCGACTTCGAGGCCGTCGCCATCACGCTCCGCGAGTCGTTCTCGGCCAGCCACAACGGCTGGAGCGCGATCCTCCACGACGACAAGGACTGCGCCGAGCCCGTCCGCTCGACGCGGTACGACATCCAGATCGTCGACCGGGTCGGCGGGGGGGACTCGTTCGCGTCGGGCCTCATCGCGGGGCTCTTGCAAAAGGGCGACACGCGCGAGGCGCTCGAGTTCGCCGTCGCCGCGTCGTGCCTCAAGCAGACGATCCCGGGCGACTTCAACCTCGTCAGCCGCGCCGAGGTGGACGCCCTCGTGGCCGGCGACGGCTCCGGGCGCGTTCAGCGCTAG
- a CDS encoding T9SS type A sorting domain-containing protein gives MRLLLLLAALLLAVAPDAQDAASVNWSLTEADGLAVTAEEGGAVGSDVTSMTLVARDYTGTLTGDANGPLGPYQRWYLDGAEWPVESAPDPARYVEFAVTAADATTLTLTDIDLVMNAGGTGELDASLFYDTDPSFSAPTPLATDVDVSRDAVGDFSFDISEELAAGQTLYVRVYPWLGGGNPSSGRYLFLQDVTISGTSETAGGGDDVDGVFWSLSAADTTSVTSASAGLGGAPVRSADVEVRDYTGDLRDADDAVGPYGPFQRWWRGDGIQWPVEEAIDPARYIEFAAGAEAGETFYVDGVSLYAHGDGTSEMRASVFYATSADFSNPVALEEDFSADDGDVAGAIILREYDLDLAVPAGDSIYVRVYPYLGSGDPSVTRYLMLQAMTISGSTMEPVENEGVFWSLSASDTTSVTSAGPDLDGAMVRASALEVRDYDGDLRDAGDAVGPFGPFQRWWLGGEDWPDEDGPVADRYVEFPAGADDDMRFRVDSLSVYIHGDGTSAMRAQVAYSTNADFSDPVVLEEELEADDGDTAGAIILRSYEVGEIASDSIYVRIYPWVRSSSVGSGRYLLLQAMTIYGEAVGGIATERAPEAGRLSLLPAAPNPVTGSTTLRYELAEAAEVEVVVVNVLGQRVSTLASAPTPAGAHAVTIDASGLAAGAYFVQVRADGEAQTRPFVVVR, from the coding sequence ATGAGACTCTTGCTCCTTCTCGCCGCGCTCCTGCTGGCCGTCGCGCCCGACGCTCAGGACGCTGCCTCCGTCAACTGGTCGCTCACCGAGGCCGACGGCCTCGCGGTGACGGCCGAAGAAGGCGGCGCCGTCGGCAGCGACGTGACGTCGATGACGCTCGTCGCCCGCGACTACACCGGCACGCTCACCGGCGACGCCAACGGCCCGCTCGGGCCGTACCAGCGGTGGTACCTCGACGGCGCCGAGTGGCCCGTCGAGAGCGCCCCCGACCCGGCGCGCTACGTCGAGTTCGCCGTCACGGCCGCCGACGCGACCACCCTCACGCTCACCGACATCGACCTCGTGATGAACGCGGGCGGGACCGGCGAGCTCGACGCGAGCCTGTTCTACGACACCGACCCGTCGTTCTCCGCGCCCACCCCGCTCGCGACCGACGTCGACGTCTCGCGCGACGCCGTCGGGGACTTCAGCTTCGACATCTCCGAGGAGTTGGCCGCGGGCCAGACGCTCTACGTCCGCGTGTACCCGTGGCTCGGCGGTGGCAACCCGAGCAGCGGGCGCTACCTGTTCCTCCAGGACGTCACGATCTCCGGCACGAGCGAGACGGCCGGTGGTGGCGATGACGTCGACGGCGTGTTCTGGTCGCTCTCGGCGGCCGACACGACCTCGGTCACGTCCGCCTCGGCCGGCCTCGGGGGCGCGCCCGTCCGGTCCGCCGACGTCGAGGTCCGCGACTACACGGGCGACCTCCGCGACGCCGACGACGCCGTCGGCCCCTACGGCCCGTTCCAGCGCTGGTGGCGCGGCGACGGGATCCAGTGGCCCGTCGAGGAGGCCATCGACCCGGCCCGCTACATCGAGTTCGCCGCCGGCGCGGAGGCCGGGGAAACGTTCTACGTCGACGGCGTCTCGCTCTACGCCCACGGCGACGGCACGAGCGAGATGCGCGCGAGCGTGTTCTACGCGACGAGCGCCGACTTCTCGAACCCGGTCGCGCTGGAGGAGGACTTCTCGGCCGACGACGGCGACGTGGCCGGGGCGATCATCCTCCGCGAGTACGACCTCGACCTGGCCGTGCCCGCGGGCGACTCGATCTACGTCCGCGTCTACCCGTACCTCGGCAGCGGCGACCCGAGCGTCACGCGCTACCTCATGCTCCAGGCCATGACCATCTCGGGCTCGACCATGGAGCCGGTCGAGAACGAGGGCGTCTTCTGGTCGCTCTCGGCGAGCGACACGACGTCGGTCACGTCGGCCGGCCCGGACCTCGACGGCGCCATGGTCCGCGCCTCGGCCCTCGAGGTCCGCGACTACGACGGCGACCTCCGCGACGCGGGCGACGCCGTCGGCCCGTTCGGCCCGTTCCAGCGCTGGTGGCTCGGCGGCGAGGATTGGCCGGACGAGGACGGCCCGGTTGCGGACCGCTACGTCGAGTTCCCCGCGGGCGCCGATGACGACATGCGCTTCCGCGTCGACTCGCTCTCGGTCTACATCCACGGCGACGGGACGAGCGCCATGCGCGCCCAGGTCGCCTACTCGACGAACGCCGACTTTTCCGACCCCGTGGTCCTGGAGGAGGAGCTTGAGGCCGACGACGGCGACACGGCCGGCGCAATCATCCTCCGCTCGTACGAGGTCGGCGAGATCGCGTCCGACTCGATCTATGTTCGGATCTACCCGTGGGTCCGCTCGAGCTCGGTCGGCTCGGGCCGGTACCTCCTGCTCCAGGCCATGACGATCTACGGCGAGGCCGTGGGCGGCATCGCGACGGAGCGGGCGCCAGAGGCCGGTCGTCTCTCGCTGCTCCCGGCCGCGCCGAACCCGGTGACGGGCTCGACGACGCTCCGCTACGAGCTCGCCGAGGCCGCCGAAGTCGAGGTCGTCGTGGTCAACGTGCTCGGCCAGCGCGTCTCGACGCTCGCCTCGGCCCCGACGCCGGCCGGCGCGCACGCCGTCACGATCGACGCCTCGGGCCTCGCCGCCGGCGCGTACTTCGTGCAGGTGCGCGCCGACGGTGAGGCGCAGACCCGCCCGTTCGTCGTCGTCCGCTAA
- a CDS encoding glycoside hydrolase family 28 protein, whose amino-acid sequence MTGPQSRRQFVRRAALGAGGLAVLPGLAAGCTGVPASVTEAGGADANAWDRVPEILARIRPPQFPDRDFSIAEYGAVEGEKATDAFRAAVEAAHGAGGGRVVVPPGDWLTGPIHLLSNVELHVSDGATLGFSTDPADYLPAVWTRWEGVELMNYSPLIYAFEQENVAVTGGGTLDGRAGGTDWWTWKGPWKDNRHGWTEGMPQQREARDRLFAQAEAGVPVEERVYGEGDYLRPSFVEFYRCRNVLIEGVTVVRSPMWLLHPTLCTNVTVRGVTANSHGPNNDGCNPESCTDVLIEGCFFDTGDDCIALKSGRNADGRRLAAPIQNVVVRDCTMRDGHGGVVIGSEMSGGARDVFAERCQMDSPNLERVLRIKTNSVRGGVVEGVYMRDVTAGQVADAVVRVNFLYEEGDAGDFPPTVRDIDVRRVTSERSERALYLIGYPHAPIRDVTISDCRFAGVAEDSVVEHVEGLVLRDVTILDRDA is encoded by the coding sequence ATGACCGGACCGCAGTCCCGCCGCCAGTTCGTCCGCCGCGCCGCGCTCGGCGCGGGCGGGCTCGCCGTGCTCCCCGGCCTCGCCGCTGGCTGCACGGGTGTCCCCGCCTCGGTCACCGAGGCGGGCGGGGCCGACGCCAACGCGTGGGACCGCGTGCCCGAGATCCTCGCCCGCATCCGCCCGCCCCAGTTCCCCGACCGCGATTTTTCGATTGCGGAGTATGGGGCTGTGGAAGGGGAGAAGGCCACCGACGCCTTCCGCGCTGCCGTCGAGGCCGCGCACGGGGCCGGCGGCGGTCGCGTGGTCGTCCCGCCCGGAGACTGGCTGACGGGCCCGATCCACCTCCTGTCGAATGTCGAGCTCCACGTCTCCGACGGCGCCACGCTCGGCTTCTCGACCGACCCCGCCGACTATCTCCCGGCCGTCTGGACGCGCTGGGAGGGCGTCGAGCTGATGAACTACTCGCCGCTGATCTACGCCTTCGAGCAGGAGAACGTCGCCGTCACGGGCGGCGGGACGCTCGACGGCCGCGCGGGCGGGACGGACTGGTGGACCTGGAAAGGGCCGTGGAAGGACAACCGCCACGGCTGGACCGAGGGGATGCCGCAGCAGCGCGAGGCGCGCGACCGGCTCTTCGCACAGGCCGAGGCGGGCGTCCCCGTCGAGGAGCGCGTCTATGGCGAGGGTGACTACCTCCGCCCGAGCTTCGTCGAGTTCTACCGCTGCCGGAACGTGCTGATCGAGGGCGTGACCGTCGTCCGCTCGCCCATGTGGCTCCTCCACCCGACGCTGTGCACGAACGTGACGGTGCGCGGGGTGACGGCTAACTCGCACGGGCCCAACAACGACGGCTGCAATCCCGAGTCCTGCACCGACGTCCTCATCGAGGGCTGCTTTTTCGACACCGGCGACGACTGCATCGCCCTCAAGTCTGGCCGGAACGCCGACGGGCGGCGGCTGGCGGCGCCCATCCAGAACGTCGTCGTACGCGACTGCACGATGCGCGACGGGCACGGCGGCGTCGTGATCGGGAGCGAGATGTCGGGCGGCGCGCGCGACGTGTTCGCCGAGCGGTGCCAGATGGACAGCCCGAACCTCGAGCGCGTGCTCCGGATCAAGACCAACTCGGTCCGGGGCGGCGTGGTCGAGGGCGTCTACATGCGCGACGTCACGGCCGGCCAGGTGGCCGACGCCGTCGTCCGGGTCAACTTCCTCTACGAGGAGGGCGACGCCGGCGACTTCCCGCCGACCGTCCGCGACATCGACGTCCGCCGCGTGACGAGCGAGCGGAGCGAGCGGGCGCTCTACCTCATCGGCTACCCCCACGCCCCCATCCGCGACGTGACGATCTCGGACTGCCGCTTCGCCGGCGTCGCCGAGGACAGCGTCGTCGAACACGTCGAGGGGCTCGTGCTCCGCGACGTCACCATCCTCGACCGCGACGCCTAG